One stretch of Podospora pseudoanserina strain CBS 124.78 chromosome 4, whole genome shotgun sequence DNA includes these proteins:
- a CDS encoding hypothetical protein (EggNog:ENOG503PV4D), translated as MEEKVRSFNNLPGPADMELPNLFGRNHWVFGVCHVEIKNPSDILIAVNPEIDFMKQASPCQILSMPTTQGKAEATVPHLLDAFLIPEGFNPKATALLPGSWSTLEPEMAQAIEDELNKHGVTPALCKVGMVFREPVKLGDSTRCHGCRMGQASFFEALKRCAQCGRAWYHSRECQRAYWIVHKETCRAPAATASPATVPLPKLDAHDYYTTKVPNDPEARDLMKSLCLEDGSKRSGIGLPLYRLIITGQDTPEKMRLLFGPNYGTSLEEQHEEVRLQCLLEPPPGSPAHVMITKMNMNDSCLVRVLRPATEDEEGKIAEVRGLQALIQGRVGDWPGMLLSYSLAVRTMDQRRFGWWLP; from the exons ATGGAGGAAAAGGTTCGCTcgttcaacaacctcccgGGCCCGGCGGATATGGAGTTACCCAACCTGTTTGGTCGCAACCACTGGGTTTTTGGCGTCTGCCATGTTGAGATCAAGAACCCCTCCGACATTCTTATAGCCGTCAACCCAGAGATTGATTTTATGAAGCAGGCCAGCCCGTGTCAAATACTTTCAATGCCAACAACACAAGGGAAAGCTGAAGCGACGGTTCCCCATCTCTTGGACGCCTTTCTCATACCCGAGGGATTCAACCCTAAAGCTACGGCCCTCTTACCTGGCTCATGGTCCACCTTGGAACCCGAGATGGCGCAGGCGATCGAAGATGAGCTGAATAAGCACGGCGTGACACCGGCGCTTTGCAAAGTGGGC atggtTTTTCGAGAGCCGGTTAAACTGGGCGATTCTACAAGGTGTCATGGCTGCCGGATGGGTCAGGCGTCGTTTTTCGAAGCGCTCAAACGGTGTGCGCAGTGCGGCCGGGCGTGGTATCACTCGAGAGAGTGCCAGAGGGCGTACTGGATAGTGCACAAGGAAACATGTCGCGCACCTGCTGCCACCGCTTCACCTGCTACCGTCCCTCTTCCAAAGCTCGACGCCCATGACTATTACACTACAAAGGTGCCTAACGACCCGGAGGCCCGAGATTTGATGAAATCGCTTTGTCTTGAAGACGGTTCAAAACGTAGTGGAATAGG CTTGCCTCTATACCGCCTCATTATCACAGGTCAGGACACGCCAGAAAAGATGCGGCTTCTATTTGGTCCAAACTATGGAACCAGCCTGGAGGAGCAACATGAAGAAGTCCGTCTGCAGTGCCTACTCGAGCCGCCCCCTGGATCTCCAGCGCACGTTATGATTACCAAGATGAATATGAATGATTCTTGTCTTGTTCGAGTTTTGCGGCCGGCgaccgaggacgaggaggggaagattgCTGAAGTCAGAGGGTTGCAGGCTTTGATTCAGGGTagggtgggt GACTGGCCTGGAATGTTGCTGAGTTATAGTTTGGCGGTGAGAACCATGGATCAGAGGcgttttggttggtggttgccgTAG
- a CDS encoding hypothetical protein (EggNog:ENOG503NY2Q) produces MSFLLHHLRNRLDYRMVAQENRASPSDNNRGDSDDGRHLQDESLLQNDFRSFYAGALVFNTASFILPALYGTLSKLWVANIDRSMVVTTDVYTYIGVLAEVLNEGLPRAAWVIIGDKSSRSLAARLSLSHTLILFQTFLGLIMSLALLGGASTFAKGFVPIEVRGVSLTYIRISAFSALSSALETAVASATRALDKPDVPLVISSAKFGINIILDLLLISTFHVGNHTPTVNMQAGIQLACNMAAAICGLVYFLWRTSWPQYKAQETIAPSVRALAVLIRPGILTLIESAVRNALYLWLVSNIVSMGSTYATAWGVFNTIRWGLVMVPVQSLEATALAFVGHRWGAWRREIGTTTRRPGKVAFKPAIFRVVKPALTSFGLAILVEIPLAISLSIWGAGSFAKYLSASDEVAEVTAYMWRTIDWCYIFYAASTQLATVLLATRPKWYLYQSLVSNLLYVLPWAIVCQVKELDEGNAWTYHSFVFGGSLVFSFLDVLVIDGLWLCTLMTGRARLEVFRE; encoded by the exons ATGTCAttccttctccatcatctccggAATCGACTGGATTACAGAATGGTAGCCCAAGAAAATCGGGCCTCGCCCTCGGACAACAACCGCGGAGACAGTGACGACGGCCGCCACCTTCAAGATGAATCGCTGCTTCAGAACGACTTTCGAAGTTTTTACGCTGGTGCACTGGTTTTCAACACAGCCTCGTTCATTCTTCCTGCTCTTTACGGCACACTTTCCAAACTATGGGTCGCCAACATCGACCGCAGCATGGTTGTCACAACCGATGTGTATACATACATTGGAGTTCTTGCCGAGGTGCTCAATGAAGGGCTACCGCGAGCTGCTTG GGTCATCATTGGGGACAAATCTTCTCGCTCTCTTGCCGCCCGACTCTCACTCTCGcacaccctcatcctcttccagaCTTTTCTCGGCCTGATCATGAGTCTCGCCCTCCTCGGTGGTGCCTCCACCTTTGCCAAGGGCTTCGTTCCAATCGAAGTTCGCGGCGTTAGCCTCACGTACATCCGTATCAGCGCCTTTTCTGCCCTCAGCTCGGCTCTCGAGACAGCTGTTGCATCTGCCACGCGCGCCCTAGACAAGCCCGATGTTCCGTTGGTCATCAGTAGTGCCAAGTttggcatcaacatcatttTGGACCTTCTCCTCATTTCAACTTTTCACGTTGGCAACCACACACCGACCGTAAACATGCAGGCCGGCATTCAGCTGGCGTGCAACATGGCTGCCGCGATTTGTGGCTTGGTCTATTTTCTCTGGAGGACCAGCTGGCCACAATACAAGGCGCAGGAAACGATAGCGCCAAGCGTGAGGGCACTGGCTGTTCTCATCCGTCCAGGCATTCTCACGCTTATTGAGTCTGCCGTTAGAAATGCGCTCTACCTCTGGTTGGTAAGTAATATTGTGTCCATGGGGTCTACCTACGCCACTGCTTGGGGCGTGTTTAATACCATTCGATGGGGTCTTGTCATGGTACCAGTTCAGTCTCTGGAAGCCACAGCTCTCGCCTTTGTTGGTCACCGGTGGGGTGCGTGGAGACGAGAGATTGGGACAACGACACGCAGACCTGGAAAAGTGGCATTTAAGCCTGCGATATTCAGGGTTGTGAAGCCAGCCCTGACATCCTTTGGGCTGGCCATACTCGTGGAGATCCCGCTGGCGatttccctctccatctggGGTGCTGGGTCATTTGCAAAGTATTTGAGTGCTTCAGACGAGGTTGCAGAGGTGACGGCGTACATGTGGCGCACGATAGACTGGTGCTACATCTTTTATGCAGCGTCTACTCAACTGGCCACTGTTTTGCTTGCTACAAGGCCCAAGTGGTACTTGTACCAGAGTCTTGTTAGCAACCTTTTGTATGTCTTACCTTGGGCTATTGTATGTCAagtcaaggagctggatgaaGGCAATGCTTGGACGTACCACAGTTTTGTGTTTGGCGGTAGTCTAGTGTTTAGCTTCCTTGATGTTTTGGTTATTGATGGCCTCTGGCTTTGCACCCTGATGACGGgaagggcgaggttggaggtgtttAGGGAGTGA
- a CDS encoding hypothetical protein (EggNog:ENOG503Q4VT; COG:Q), producing the protein MASTDKTIVLITGANSGIGLETIVTISKFSPNYHLLLAARSLDKGNAALAKIQAEHGAALLSPVSVVTLDVTSLPTIETTASYIESTFGRLDVLIQNAGVIVYRPCSTLENLRETFETNTFGPKVLTDAMLPLLKKSRNARVIYVSSVQGSITFKLDPEYEYKHTRGIEYRMSKAALNMLAACDRYDFREWGGRVTAFNPGFCVTNLTGEEGRKQRVEAGARSAEDPARALLEVLEGKRDGDAWEENGMLDLDGGVIPW; encoded by the exons ATGGCCTCCACCGACAAGACCATCGTTCTCATCACCG GCGCCAACAGCGGCATCGGTCTCGAAACCATCGTCACCATCTCCAAGTTCTCCCCTAAttaccacctcctcctcgccgcccgctCCCTCGACAAAGGcaacgccgccctcgccaaaatCCAAGCCGAGCACGGCGCTGCTCTCCTATCCCCCGTCTCAGTCGTCACGTTGGacgtcacctccctccccactaTCGAAACCACCGCATCATACATCGAATCCACCTTTGGCCGCCTCGACGTCCTGATCCAAAACGCGGGCGTCATCGTCTACCGCCCTTGCTCCACCCTCGAAAACCTCCGCGAGACGTTTGAAACAAACACCTTTGGCCCGAAGGTCCTGACAGACGCaatgctgccgctgctgaaaAAGTCGAGGAACGCGCGCGTAATTTATGTGAGCTCGGTGCAGGGGAGTATCACTTTCAAGCTGGACCCGGAGTACGAGTACAAACACACGAGGGGGATCGAATACAGGATGAGCAAGGCTGCGCTGAATATGCTGGCGGCTTGCGACCGGTATGACTTTCGGGAGTGGGGCGGGAGGGTGACTGCTTTTAATCCTGGGTTTTGCGTGACCAACTtgactggggaggagggcaggaagcagagggtggaggcgggggcTAGGTCGGCGGAGGATCCGGCAAGGGCTTTGcttgaggtgttggaggggaagagggacgGGGATGCGTGGGAGGAGAATGGGATGTTGGAtttggatgggggggttattCCTTGGTGA
- the TRP2_1 gene encoding anthranilate synthase component 1 (COG:E; EggNog:ENOG503NVS2; BUSCO:EOG09262L1P): MASTAKLDIRPSAEEARSVFEQARQASPRPTLLPVCYSVPSDLLTPSAIYLKLSNGATTEYSFLLESATGSTGTIGRYSFIGANPRKVLATGPGYEDVGDPLRALESTLGQDRVLSIPSLRLPSLTGGAVGYLSYDCIRYFEPKTARVLKDNLQIPEALFMLFDTIVAFDHFYQTVTIVTHMRLPDTVGDEFQAAYDEAAATIKSTLDLIQQNEIPLPPATPSKPASEQQYSSNVGRHGYETFVTELKKHIIKGDIIQAVPSQRFSRSTSLHPFNIYRTLRSLNPSPYLFFLSCSDFHIIGASPECLMKTDGYADLPEDERFGYSAQDALSRPKIVNHAIAGTIKRGANPAEDDELAAILQNSTKDRAEHVMLVDLARNDVNRVCHPSTVKVDRLMRIDRFSHVQHLTSEVSGLLRPECTRWDAMRSIFPAGTVSGAPKIKAMELIYDLEKEKRGIYAGATGWFAYDVVRSLGEGKGFKLDEGQMDTCIAIRTMLVKKGVAYLQAGGGIVFDSEKTEEWMETMNKLAANLRCIEQAEKYYGDGAGTKSVQDIIDDERRKGDEYYSSLQTTSAGA, translated from the exons ATGGCTTCCACCGCGAAACTCGACATCCGGCCATCCGCCGAAGAGGCCCGCTCTGTTTTTGAGCAGGCCCGCCAAGCCAGTCCACGGCCAACCCTCCTTCCCGTTTGCTACTCAGTTCCCTCGGACCTGTTGACGCCATCTGCCATCTACCTCAAGCTCTCCAACGG TGCCACCACTGAGTATTCATTCCTTCTCGAGAGCGCCACCGGTAGCACTGGGACGATTGGCCGTTATAGTTTCATCGGTGCCA ATCCCAGAAAAGTGCTGGCCACCGGCCCCGGATATGAAGATGTCGGCGACCCCCTCCGTGCTCTTGAGAGTACTCTCGGTCAGGACCGTGTTCTCAGCATCCCATCACTGAGACTCCCCAGTCTGACCGGAGGTGCTGTCGGGTACTTGTCCTATGACTGCATCAGGTACTTTGAGCCCAAGACGGCCAGAGTTCTCAAGGACAACCTACAGATCCCCGAGGCGCTCTTTATGCTTTTTGACACCATCGTCGCCTTTGACCACTTTTACCAGACCGTTACCATTGTGACTCACATGAGACTACCAGACACCGTCGGGGATGAGTTCCAAGCTGCCTACGACGAGGCCGCTGCCACAATCAAGTCTACTCTGGACCTTATTCAACAGAACGAgattcctcttccacccgcGACACCCAGCAAGCCGGCCTCGGAGCAGCAATATTCATCAAACGTTGGCCGTCATGGCTATGAGACCTTTGTCACTGAGCTCAAAAAGCACATCATCAAAGGCGACATCATTCAGGCTGTCCCATCACAACGCTTTTCCCGAAGCACCAGCCTGCATCCATTCAACATCTATCGCACATTGCGGTCCCTGAACCCATCCCCCtatctcttcttcctgtctTGCTCCGACTTCCACATTATCGGCGCTTCACCAGAATGTCTTATGAAGACAGACGGCTACGCTGACCTTCCTGAAGACGAAAGATTTGGCTACTCTGCGCAAGACGCCCTTTCCCGCCCGAAGATTGTCAACCATGCCATCGCAGGCACCATCAAGCGCGGCGCCAACCccgccgaggatgatgaactTGCCGCCATTCTCCAAAACAGCACCAAGGATCGCGCCGAACACGTCATGCTTGTTGATTTGGCCCGCAACGACGTCAACCGCGTTTGCCACCCCTCTACTGTCAAGGTTGACCGCCTCATGCGCATTGACCGTTTCTCTCATGTTCAGCATCTGACGTCAGAGGTATCGGGACTGCTGAGGCCAGAATGCACACGCTGGGATGCCATGCGCAGCATCTTCCCCGCTGGCACTGTCTCTGGCGctcccaagatcaaggctATGGAGCTGATCTACGacttggagaaggagaagagaggcATTTACGCCGGCGCTACCGGATGGTTCGCCTACGATGTAGTCCGTTCCCTGGGAGAGGGCAAGGGGTTTAAGCTGGATGAGGGGCAGATGGATACTTGCATTGCCATCCGTACCATGCTTGTCAAGAAGGGTGTCGCCTATCTCCAGGCCGGTGGCGGTATTGTCTTTGACAGCGAAAAGACCGAGGAGTGGATGGAAACTATGAACAAGTTGGCGGCTAACCTCAGGTGTATCGAGCAGGCTGAGAAGTACTATGGTGATGGAGCCGGCACGAAGTCGGTTCAGGACATCATCGACGACGAGAGGAGAAAGGGAGATGAGTATTACTCCAGCCTTCAAACCACCAGCGCTGGGGCTTAA